Proteins from one Streptosporangium becharense genomic window:
- a CDS encoding Vgb family protein, with protein sequence MRYRSRHLAYPLLIVALILTTSGTVSASAAPPNLPSPVRPWVKLCLKLKLQPNHRRIRCQFPPAPRNSRAAAASAQRLAGARLAPTISELGIPTFPASPIGIAAGPDGNLWFAENFANKIGKVTTAGLFTEYTLPTTDSQPAHLTAGADGAVWFTEATGNAIGRITTSGTITEYPLPTANAYPWGITLGPDGAVWFVESDANAIGRIDTSGTITEYPLPTSGSYPMRITAGPDGNLWFTQPLANGVGRITPSGTITEFTAPTSTAMPVGITAGADGNLWYTDADGKVGSVTTSGVFTEYPLSDPDGFAWGISIGPDNNVWFVGQISNIVGSVTPGGTISEHPLPTTVSGPFDITLGPDDNLWLTENYVDQIAVVTP encoded by the coding sequence ATGCGGTATCGCTCCCGACATCTGGCGTACCCACTGCTGATCGTGGCCCTGATCCTGACGACGAGCGGAACCGTGTCCGCGTCCGCCGCCCCGCCGAATCTCCCGTCACCCGTGCGGCCCTGGGTGAAGCTCTGCCTCAAGCTCAAGCTCCAGCCGAACCACCGGCGGATCCGGTGCCAGTTCCCGCCCGCACCCCGCAACTCCAGGGCCGCGGCCGCATCGGCCCAGCGGCTCGCCGGGGCCCGGCTGGCGCCGACGATCAGCGAGCTGGGCATCCCGACCTTCCCGGCGAGCCCCATCGGGATCGCGGCCGGGCCGGACGGTAACCTGTGGTTCGCCGAGAACTTCGCCAACAAGATCGGAAAGGTCACCACCGCAGGCCTGTTCACCGAGTACACGCTTCCCACCACCGACTCCCAGCCGGCACACCTCACCGCCGGCGCGGACGGCGCCGTGTGGTTCACCGAGGCGACCGGCAACGCCATCGGGCGGATCACCACCTCCGGAACCATCACCGAATACCCCCTGCCCACCGCCAACGCCTACCCGTGGGGCATCACCCTCGGGCCGGACGGCGCCGTGTGGTTCGTCGAGTCCGACGCCAACGCGATCGGCCGGATCGACACCTCCGGCACCATCACCGAGTACCCCCTGCCGACCAGCGGCTCCTACCCCATGCGCATCACCGCGGGCCCGGACGGCAACCTGTGGTTCACCCAGCCGCTGGCGAACGGCGTCGGACGGATCACCCCCAGCGGGACGATCACCGAGTTCACCGCCCCGACCTCCACCGCGATGCCCGTCGGGATCACCGCCGGCGCGGACGGCAACCTGTGGTACACCGACGCCGACGGGAAGGTCGGCTCCGTCACTACCTCGGGCGTCTTCACCGAGTACCCGCTCAGCGACCCCGACGGCTTCGCCTGGGGCATCAGCATCGGGCCGGACAACAACGTCTGGTTCGTCGGGCAGATCTCCAACATCGTCGGCAGCGTCACCCCCGGCGGGACCATCAGCGAGCACCCGCTGCCGACCACCGTCTCCGGGCCGTTCGACATCACGCTCGGCCCCGACGACAACCTCTGGCTCACCGAGAACTACGTCGACCAGATAGCCGTCGTGACCCCCTGA
- a CDS encoding SpoIIE family protein phosphatase, with protein sequence MRDHAVPSGGPDLDPLDRLDQLLIQTMQEVGAAIGMIYLLPPGDQVLRLAVLGGISREFAGPWERVALAAPIPVADAVRERRLVWVGTQADMASRYPRAALTLPYHFALAASPILTGTICWGALVLLWPGIHPPRLTPGEAGVIGVSCRRMGAILRRAADSGHPLSPEPEPHMLVQPRLRTVDPAEALAAVDFAERLPEGCCALDTEGRIVFVTTTAADLLGRRGADLLGELPRKALPWLDDLTYEDRYRSAMIGRRPVSFTALRPPDRWLTFRLYPDATGISVRITPSEATGDPGGAADEPAAPEGRPIRAGALYHLMHLAATLTEAVSVQDVVDLVADQIMPAYDAQGLILFVTEGGRLRGVGQRGYSADALDHFDRISHDLSQSPAARAMISGVPNFFASPEEMERVAPGIPELTQKCAWAFLPLITSGRPVGCCVLSYRQPHPFPDDERAILTSLAGLIAQALDRARLYDAKHQLAQGLQEALLPHALPSLPGLGVAARYRPATLGMDIGGDFYDLLRLDDTTVAAVIGDVQGHNVTAAALMGQVRTAVHAYASAGAAPGEVLARTNRLLIDLDPDLFASCLYAHLDLARHRAYLTTAGHPPALLRHPDGRTEVLHIPPGPLLGIDPGADYLTVEIVLPPGAVLALYTDGLIETPGADLGEAVDDLAARLGRARYVSMDDLADTLVRQVRHADSRSDDIALLLLNPRPDGEEPARPVTR encoded by the coding sequence ATGCGGGACCACGCCGTGCCCTCCGGCGGCCCTGACCTGGATCCGCTGGACCGGTTGGACCAGCTCCTGATCCAGACGATGCAGGAGGTGGGGGCGGCCATAGGAATGATCTACCTGCTTCCGCCGGGCGATCAGGTGCTGCGGCTGGCGGTGCTGGGCGGGATCTCCCGGGAGTTCGCCGGCCCTTGGGAACGGGTGGCGCTGGCGGCCCCGATACCGGTGGCCGACGCGGTGCGCGAACGCCGCCTGGTATGGGTCGGCACCCAGGCGGACATGGCGAGCCGCTACCCACGGGCGGCGCTCACGCTGCCCTACCACTTCGCGCTGGCGGCCTCCCCGATCCTCACCGGCACCATCTGCTGGGGAGCCCTGGTGCTGCTGTGGCCCGGAATCCACCCGCCACGGCTCACCCCGGGGGAGGCCGGCGTCATCGGCGTCTCCTGCCGCCGCATGGGCGCCATCCTGCGGCGGGCCGCCGACAGCGGCCATCCGCTCTCACCCGAGCCGGAGCCGCACATGCTGGTCCAGCCGCGTCTGCGCACGGTGGATCCGGCCGAGGCCCTGGCCGCCGTGGACTTCGCCGAGCGTCTTCCCGAGGGGTGCTGCGCGCTGGACACGGAGGGACGGATCGTCTTCGTCACCACCACCGCCGCCGACCTGCTCGGCCGCCGCGGCGCGGACCTGCTCGGAGAACTGCCCCGCAAGGCGCTGCCGTGGCTGGACGACCTGACCTACGAGGACCGCTACCGGTCTGCGATGATCGGCCGCCGGCCCGTCTCCTTCACCGCGCTGCGTCCTCCCGACAGGTGGCTGACCTTCCGGCTCTACCCGGACGCCACCGGCATCAGCGTGCGCATCACACCGAGTGAGGCGACCGGCGACCCGGGCGGGGCGGCGGACGAGCCCGCGGCACCCGAAGGCAGACCGATCCGGGCGGGTGCGCTCTACCACCTGATGCACCTGGCCGCCACGCTCACCGAGGCCGTCAGCGTGCAGGACGTGGTCGACCTGGTCGCCGACCAGATCATGCCCGCCTACGACGCCCAGGGGCTCATCCTGTTCGTGACCGAGGGGGGCCGGCTGCGCGGCGTCGGCCAGCGCGGCTACAGCGCCGACGCACTCGACCACTTCGACAGGATCTCCCATGATCTCTCACAGTCTCCGGCGGCGCGCGCCATGATCAGCGGCGTCCCCAACTTCTTCGCCTCTCCCGAGGAGATGGAGCGGGTCGCCCCCGGCATCCCGGAACTGACCCAGAAGTGCGCCTGGGCGTTCCTGCCGCTGATCACCTCGGGCCGCCCCGTCGGCTGCTGCGTGCTCTCCTACCGCCAGCCCCATCCCTTTCCCGACGACGAGCGCGCCATCCTCACCTCGCTCGCCGGACTGATCGCCCAGGCCCTGGACCGGGCCCGTCTCTACGACGCCAAGCACCAGCTCGCCCAGGGCCTGCAGGAGGCGCTGCTGCCGCACGCCCTGCCCTCCCTCCCCGGGCTGGGGGTGGCCGCCCGCTACCGGCCCGCCACCCTGGGCATGGACATCGGCGGCGACTTCTACGACCTGCTCCGCCTGGACGACACCACCGTCGCCGCCGTCATCGGCGACGTGCAGGGACACAACGTCACCGCCGCCGCCCTCATGGGGCAGGTCCGCACCGCCGTCCACGCCTACGCCAGCGCCGGTGCGGCCCCGGGCGAGGTCCTGGCCCGGACCAACCGCCTGCTCATCGACCTCGATCCGGACCTGTTCGCCAGCTGCCTGTACGCCCACCTGGACCTGGCGCGTCACCGGGCGTACCTCACCACCGCCGGCCATCCTCCGGCGTTGCTGCGCCACCCGGACGGCCGGACCGAGGTCCTGCACATCCCGCCCGGCCCGCTCCTCGGCATCGATCCCGGTGCCGACTACCTCACCGTCGAGATCGTCCTGCCGCCCGGCGCCGTGCTGGCCCTGTACACCGACGGCCTTATCGAGACCCCCGGCGCCGATCTGGGGGAGGCCGTGGACGATCTCGCCGCCCGTCTCGGCCGGGCCCGGTACGTCTCCATGGACGACCTCGCCGACACCCTCGTCCGCCAGGTGCGGCACGCCGACTCCCGCAGCGACGACATCGCCCTGCTCCTGCTCAACCCGCGGCCGGACGGGGAAGAGCCCGCCCGGCCGGTCACCCGGTGA
- a CDS encoding SulP family inorganic anion transporter, with product MLPVSRPAWSSPKVARTEILSGLVVALALIPEAISFSIIAGVDPSVGLFASFTMAVVIAVVGGRPAMISAATGAVALVVAPLTREHGLPYLIAAVILGGVIQVALGALGVAKLMRFVPRSVMVGFVNALAILIFMAQVPELTGVPWAVYPLVAGGLALMVFFPRVTTVVPAPLVSIAILTAITLGAGLAVPRVGDRGALPSSLPAFGLPDVPFTMATLTLIAPYALALALVGLMESLMTAKLVDDLTDTRSDKTRESIGQGVANIVTGFFGGMGGCAMIGQTMINVKNGARTRLSTFTAGIFLMILCIVFGPWVSQIPMAALVAVMILVSFATFDWHSVAPATLRRMPWGETVVMTTTVAVVVATHNLAIGVVVGSVTAMVVFARRVAHLAEVTVVVDPDRKQAVYAVSGELFFASSNDLVYRFDYAHDPDEIIIDLTDAHIWDASSVAALDAVQTKYAARGKKVTVTGLNEPSARLHGALAGQLSGGH from the coding sequence CTGCTGCCCGTCTCCCGGCCGGCCTGGTCGTCGCCGAAGGTCGCCCGCACCGAGATCCTGTCCGGCCTGGTCGTCGCCCTCGCCCTGATCCCCGAGGCGATCTCGTTCTCGATCATCGCCGGCGTCGACCCCAGCGTCGGACTCTTCGCCTCCTTCACCATGGCCGTGGTCATCGCCGTCGTCGGCGGCCGCCCCGCGATGATCTCCGCCGCCACCGGCGCGGTCGCCCTCGTGGTCGCACCGCTGACCCGCGAGCACGGCCTGCCCTACCTGATCGCCGCGGTCATCCTCGGCGGCGTCATCCAGGTCGCGCTCGGTGCCCTCGGCGTGGCCAAGCTGATGCGGTTCGTGCCACGCTCGGTGATGGTCGGCTTCGTCAACGCCCTGGCGATTCTGATCTTCATGGCGCAGGTGCCCGAACTCACAGGTGTGCCGTGGGCGGTCTACCCGCTGGTGGCCGGCGGCCTGGCGCTGATGGTGTTCTTCCCCCGCGTCACCACGGTGGTGCCCGCCCCGCTGGTGTCAATCGCGATCCTGACCGCCATCACCCTCGGCGCGGGCCTGGCCGTGCCGAGGGTCGGCGACCGCGGTGCCCTGCCCTCCTCGCTGCCGGCCTTCGGCCTGCCGGACGTGCCGTTCACCATGGCCACCCTCACCCTGATCGCGCCGTACGCTCTGGCACTGGCGCTGGTCGGGCTGATGGAGTCGCTGATGACCGCCAAGCTGGTCGACGACCTCACCGACACCCGCTCCGACAAAACCCGTGAGTCCATCGGCCAGGGCGTCGCCAACATCGTCACCGGGTTCTTCGGCGGCATGGGCGGCTGCGCCATGATCGGCCAGACGATGATCAACGTGAAGAACGGTGCCCGCACCCGGCTGTCGACCTTCACCGCCGGGATCTTCCTGATGATCCTGTGCATCGTCTTCGGCCCCTGGGTCTCACAGATCCCGATGGCCGCCCTGGTCGCCGTCATGATCCTGGTGTCGTTCGCCACCTTCGACTGGCACTCCGTCGCCCCGGCCACGCTCAGGCGCATGCCCTGGGGCGAGACCGTCGTCATGACCACCACCGTGGCGGTCGTGGTGGCCACCCACAACCTGGCCATCGGCGTCGTCGTCGGTTCCGTCACCGCCATGGTCGTCTTCGCCCGCCGGGTCGCCCACCTGGCCGAGGTCACCGTCGTGGTCGACCCCGACCGCAAGCAGGCCGTCTACGCCGTCAGCGGCGAATTGTTCTTCGCCTCCAGCAACGACCTGGTCTACCGGTTCGACTACGCGCACGACCCCGACGAGATCATCATCGACCTGACGGATGCCCACATCTGGGACGCCTCCTCGGTGGCGGCGCTGGACGCGGTGCAGACCAAGTACGCCGCCCGCGGCAAGAAGGTCACCGTGACCGGCCTCAACGAGCCCAGCGCACGCCTGCACGGCGCCCTGGCCGGACAGCTGTCCGGCGGCCACTGA
- a CDS encoding TetR family transcriptional regulator, protein MAWDTARTKRLLLDAAVEEFAEHGPQGARVDRIAACAGVNKERIYQYFGGKGQLFTAVLEAELAKVAAAVPLTGDRAADLGEYAGRVFDYHRAHPHFLRLLSWEGLQDDGREAAVAEGERRAHYADKLAAFARAQAAGEITGDFDPAHLLYAVFALTTWWFSAPQVVRMMMGGTAADSPEARREALVRMVHRLTTA, encoded by the coding sequence ATGGCCTGGGACACAGCGCGGACGAAGAGGCTCCTGCTCGACGCCGCGGTCGAGGAGTTCGCCGAGCACGGACCGCAGGGTGCGCGGGTGGACCGCATCGCCGCGTGCGCCGGGGTGAACAAGGAGCGCATCTACCAGTACTTCGGCGGCAAGGGGCAGTTGTTCACCGCGGTCCTGGAAGCCGAGCTGGCCAAGGTGGCCGCGGCCGTACCGCTCACCGGGGACCGGGCCGCGGATCTCGGTGAGTACGCGGGGCGTGTCTTCGACTACCACCGTGCCCATCCGCACTTCCTCCGCCTGCTGTCCTGGGAGGGGCTGCAGGACGACGGCCGGGAGGCCGCGGTGGCCGAGGGCGAACGCAGGGCCCACTACGCGGACAAGCTCGCCGCCTTTGCCAGGGCCCAGGCCGCGGGGGAGATCACCGGTGACTTCGATCCCGCGCACCTGCTCTACGCGGTGTTCGCCCTGACCACCTGGTGGTTCTCGGCCCCGCAGGTCGTGCGCATGATGATGGGCGGCACCGCAGCCGACAGCCCGGAGGCGAGACGCGAGGCGCTGGTCCGCATGGTCCACCGCCTGACGACGGCCTGA
- a CDS encoding nuclear transport factor 2 family protein, translating into MTTAPQTTREIVDAFFARFGEGDLPGLLDLFADRVDFSVAGAPNVPWTGARSTKDEIAEFFTLLGKELTPAEEFSVDATVVDGGHAVVTGRSRFGVVSTGKTFTNPFALHFTVADAKITGYRMYEDSHAIGVAFTR; encoded by the coding sequence ATGACCACCGCACCACAGACCACCCGCGAGATCGTCGACGCCTTCTTCGCCCGCTTCGGGGAGGGGGACCTGCCCGGCCTCCTCGACCTCTTCGCCGACCGGGTGGACTTCTCCGTCGCCGGCGCGCCGAACGTCCCCTGGACCGGGGCCCGGTCCACCAAGGACGAGATCGCCGAGTTCTTCACCCTGCTCGGGAAGGAGCTCACCCCCGCCGAGGAGTTCAGCGTCGACGCCACCGTCGTCGACGGCGGGCACGCCGTGGTCACGGGGCGGAGCCGCTTCGGCGTGGTGTCCACCGGCAAGACGTTCACCAACCCCTTCGCCCTGCACTTCACCGTCGCCGACGCGAAGATCACCGGCTATCGGATGTACGAGGACAGCCACGCGATCGGCGTCGCCTTCACCCGCTGA
- a CDS encoding bleomycin resistance protein: MELLPAAFSLAPVIPCADLRKSAEVWAALLGAAPTFVDGGRWAQFDLASGRLALSGTDRVSSGPSVMVKVADVAAARAHAAELGLDAGPIETGPHEVRCVVSGPDGWDVVFYAPGNPPAGEAPAS, from the coding sequence ATGGAGCTGCTTCCGGCGGCGTTCTCGCTGGCACCTGTCATTCCCTGCGCCGATCTGAGGAAATCCGCCGAAGTGTGGGCCGCGTTGCTGGGGGCGGCTCCGACATTCGTCGACGGCGGCCGGTGGGCCCAGTTCGACCTCGCCTCCGGCCGGCTCGCGCTGTCCGGCACCGACCGGGTCTCGTCCGGCCCGAGCGTGATGGTGAAGGTGGCCGACGTGGCCGCGGCCCGTGCCCACGCGGCGGAGCTCGGACTCGACGCCGGGCCGATCGAGACGGGCCCGCACGAGGTGCGGTGCGTCGTGTCCGGCCCGGACGGGTGGGACGTGGTCTTCTACGCTCCGGGGAACCCTCCGGCGGGTGAAGCCCCGGCCTCCTGA
- a CDS encoding SAM-dependent methyltransferase — MDMKDVPLEIDPAVPSVARIYDYLLGGKDNFASDRTAAEKIIELTPNVRDGVRSNRRFLRRAVRFLASTGIRQFLDIGAGLPTQENVHQVALGVAPESRVVYVDNDPIVLVHGRALLADNRQTIVVNGDLRDPKAILDDPQVSGHIDLDRPVGLLMLAVLHFVPEDDTAERIVATLRDRLAPGSGMAISHLSFGDLDEDKVREGRELYSRTSAGSATPRSHAQIMRFFDGFELVEPGLVSTDDWRPEADEPRFPGLPGVDGYSGVALLR, encoded by the coding sequence ATGGACATGAAGGACGTGCCGCTGGAGATCGATCCGGCTGTTCCGAGCGTCGCCCGGATCTACGACTACCTCCTGGGCGGCAAGGACAACTTCGCCTCCGACCGGACGGCGGCCGAGAAGATCATAGAACTCACGCCCAACGTGCGCGACGGGGTCAGGTCCAACCGGCGTTTCCTCCGCCGGGCGGTGCGTTTCCTGGCGTCGACGGGAATCCGCCAGTTCCTCGACATCGGCGCCGGCCTGCCCACGCAGGAGAACGTGCACCAGGTGGCGTTGGGCGTGGCTCCCGAGTCCCGCGTCGTCTACGTCGACAACGACCCGATCGTGCTCGTCCACGGGCGCGCGCTGCTGGCGGACAACCGGCAGACCATCGTGGTGAACGGCGACCTGCGGGACCCCAAGGCCATCCTGGACGATCCGCAGGTCAGCGGGCACATCGACCTCGACCGGCCGGTGGGCCTGCTCATGCTGGCCGTCCTGCACTTCGTCCCCGAGGACGACACCGCCGAACGGATCGTCGCGACCCTGCGTGACCGGCTCGCCCCCGGCAGCGGCATGGCGATCAGCCACCTCTCCTTCGGAGACCTGGACGAGGACAAGGTGCGCGAGGGCCGCGAGCTGTACAGCCGGACCTCCGCGGGCTCCGCGACCCCGCGGTCCCACGCGCAGATCATGCGTTTCTTCGACGGGTTCGAGCTCGTGGAGCCCGGTCTGGTGTCCACCGACGACTGGCGCCCCGAAGCGGACGAGCCCCGCTTCCCCGGGCTTCCCGGCGTGGACGGGTACAGCGGGGTCGCTTTGCTGCGCTGA
- a CDS encoding SAM-dependent methyltransferase, whose product MSDPFVDAFFALHHGLPRQAPGSDATTRRLLELAGPLPPRPRMLDLGCGPGRSALLLAAETGGHVTAVDLHQPFLDELTAEARRRGLAGAVEPVNRSMADLPYPDGSFDVVWAEGSAYILGFDTALRQWRRLLAPGGVLVLTECEWATETPSPGARAFWDPQYPLRTTERNAAAAREAGYTVVAVLPLPDSDWFDEYYTPLAGRLDAADLTDEATARAVAATRAEIALRHEHGADYRYTGYVLRPRQDDGTGER is encoded by the coding sequence ATGAGCGACCCCTTCGTCGACGCCTTCTTCGCCCTGCATCACGGCCTGCCCCGCCAGGCACCCGGCTCCGACGCCACCACGCGCCGGCTGCTGGAACTGGCGGGACCGCTGCCGCCCCGCCCTCGGATGCTCGACCTGGGCTGCGGCCCCGGCCGTTCGGCGCTGCTGCTTGCCGCCGAGACCGGCGGCCACGTCACGGCCGTCGACCTGCACCAGCCCTTCCTGGACGAACTGACCGCGGAGGCCCGCCGGCGCGGGCTCGCCGGCGCCGTCGAGCCCGTCAACCGTTCGATGGCCGACCTGCCCTACCCGGACGGGAGCTTCGACGTGGTCTGGGCCGAGGGCTCCGCCTACATCCTCGGCTTCGACACCGCGTTGCGGCAGTGGCGCCGGCTGCTCGCCCCCGGCGGTGTCCTGGTCCTCACCGAGTGCGAGTGGGCCACCGAAACGCCTTCGCCCGGCGCGCGGGCGTTCTGGGACCCGCAGTATCCGCTGCGGACCACCGAGCGGAACGCCGCGGCGGCCCGGGAGGCCGGCTACACCGTCGTCGCGGTCCTGCCGCTGCCCGACTCCGACTGGTTCGACGAGTACTACACCCCGCTCGCCGGACGGCTCGACGCCGCCGACCTCACCGACGAGGCGACGGCCCGGGCGGTCGCCGCGACCCGGGCGGAGATCGCGCTGCGTCACGAGCACGGCGCGGACTACCGATACACCGGTTACGTACTCCGTCCCCGGCAGGACGACGGGACGGGGGAACGGTAG
- a CDS encoding cytochrome P450, with translation MTVTAGPQDSAACPIAHPLDQDADGVNRPGLYKNERYHEIRETGTGVTEVIRVGGTRAKLVTRYDDVMQVLRDQQSFSRERALDVDDVELEGTLLGLDLDDHAAVRKVVRDRFTRQAVEGIRGRVEARAAAQLAVMTGRGEPADLIEAFALPFALDVIGDILGLPPEDRAQFRRWGEAFLASSALSRQEAAASEQAMAGYLVGLIERRRREPTGDLLSQIAADGTHLPFDRLIKLPIALLVGGWETTESSIGTYVQVLLTHPYGGYATAYRYLTDHPEAIPGAVSELERIFSTAAADDMPRRVVQDVVLPSGAALVAGDVVIPSHDAANHDPRVFPDPHRIDFGRTPNRHLAFGYGAHHCIGRHLGHMEVVTAITLLTRELPELRLVVPVEEIPRRSGHAIRGPIELPVAWS, from the coding sequence ATGACCGTGACCGCCGGGCCGCAGGACTCCGCCGCCTGCCCGATAGCCCACCCTCTCGACCAGGACGCCGACGGGGTGAACCGTCCGGGCCTGTACAAGAACGAGCGGTACCACGAGATCCGGGAGACCGGCACCGGCGTCACGGAGGTCATCCGGGTGGGCGGCACCCGGGCCAAGCTGGTCACCCGCTACGACGACGTGATGCAGGTGCTCCGCGACCAGCAGAGCTTCTCGCGGGAGCGTGCCCTCGACGTCGACGACGTGGAGCTGGAGGGAACGCTTCTCGGCCTGGACCTCGACGACCACGCCGCGGTCCGGAAGGTCGTCAGGGACCGGTTCACCCGGCAGGCGGTGGAGGGCATCCGCGGCCGGGTCGAGGCCCGGGCGGCGGCGCAGCTGGCGGTGATGACCGGCCGGGGCGAACCGGCCGATCTGATCGAGGCGTTCGCGCTGCCGTTCGCCCTCGACGTCATCGGCGACATACTGGGGCTTCCGCCGGAGGATCGGGCACAGTTCCGCCGGTGGGGCGAGGCGTTCCTCGCCAGCAGTGCCCTCAGCAGACAGGAGGCGGCGGCCTCCGAGCAGGCCATGGCCGGTTACCTGGTGGGTCTCATCGAGCGCCGTCGCCGGGAGCCGACCGGTGACCTGCTGTCACAGATCGCCGCGGACGGGACGCACCTGCCCTTCGACAGGCTGATCAAGCTGCCGATCGCGCTACTGGTCGGCGGGTGGGAGACCACGGAAAGCTCCATCGGCACCTACGTCCAGGTCCTCCTCACCCACCCGTACGGGGGGTACGCGACCGCCTACCGTTACCTCACCGATCATCCCGAGGCGATCCCCGGCGCCGTCTCCGAGCTGGAGCGGATCTTCTCCACGGCGGCCGCGGACGACATGCCGCGCCGGGTGGTGCAGGACGTCGTGCTCCCCAGCGGCGCGGCCCTCGTGGCGGGCGACGTGGTGATCCCCTCGCACGACGCCGCCAACCACGATCCGAGGGTCTTCCCGGACCCGCACCGGATCGACTTCGGCCGCACCCCCAACCGGCATCTGGCGTTCGGTTACGGTGCCCACCACTGCATCGGCCGGCATCTGGGGCACATGGAGGTCGTGACGGCGATCACGCTGCTCACCCGTGAGCTGCCGGAGCTGCGTCTGGTCGTCCCGGTCGAGGAGATCCCCCGCAGGTCGGGACACGCCATCCGCGGACCGATCGAGCTGCCGGTGGCGTGGAGCTGA
- a CDS encoding universal stress protein — translation MIVVGVDGSPAGLAAAGWAAREAGVRGTSLRVVHVMPAWPLETPEDGRYASVAKWMRDGATSMVTDALERARRENPRVEAESRLLPGDPRSALIEAAGDAELLVVGSHGLGGFRGMLLGSVALGVSGQARCPVVVVRDVPERPDGEVVVGVDGSPAGADALAFAFAEASLRGTGLRAIHAWERPGVGGPLPPPPVGETAEEERRVLAEALAGWGERYPDVKVVEQSEEGHPVDALRDASTRAGLLVVGSRGRGGLAGLVLGSVSHSMLHHAACPLVVVPPAGEAGRS, via the coding sequence ATGATCGTAGTGGGAGTCGACGGTTCGCCGGCAGGTCTGGCGGCCGCGGGCTGGGCGGCGCGGGAGGCGGGGGTGCGCGGCACATCCCTGAGGGTCGTGCACGTCATGCCGGCCTGGCCCCTGGAGACCCCGGAGGACGGCCGCTACGCCTCCGTGGCCAAGTGGATGCGCGACGGGGCCACCTCCATGGTGACGGACGCGCTGGAGCGGGCCCGCCGGGAGAACCCCCGGGTCGAGGCGGAGTCGCGGCTGCTTCCCGGCGACCCCCGGTCGGCCCTGATCGAGGCCGCCGGGGACGCGGAGCTCCTGGTGGTCGGCAGTCACGGACTGGGCGGTTTCCGCGGCATGTTGCTCGGCTCGGTCGCGCTGGGGGTGTCCGGCCAGGCCCGGTGCCCGGTGGTCGTCGTGCGCGACGTGCCCGAGCGGCCGGACGGTGAGGTGGTCGTCGGGGTCGACGGCTCCCCGGCCGGCGCGGACGCCCTCGCCTTCGCCTTCGCCGAGGCGTCGCTGCGCGGCACCGGCCTGCGGGCGATCCACGCCTGGGAGCGGCCCGGCGTGGGCGGGCCCCTTCCCCCGCCGCCCGTGGGGGAGACGGCCGAGGAGGAGCGGCGGGTGCTGGCCGAGGCCCTGGCCGGGTGGGGCGAGCGGTATCCGGACGTCAAGGTCGTCGAGCAGTCCGAGGAGGGGCACCCGGTCGACGCGCTGCGGGACGCCTCGACCCGTGCCGGGCTGCTGGTCGTGGGCTCGCGCGGACGCGGCGGCCTGGCCGGGCTGGTGCTGGGCTCGGTGAGCCACTCCATGCTCCACCACGCTGCCTGCCCGCTGGTCGTGGTGCCCCCGGCGGGGGAGGCCGGACGCTCCTGA